The Deferribacter desulfuricans SSM1 genome contains a region encoding:
- a CDS encoding RNA-guided endonuclease InsQ/TnpB family protein, whose amino-acid sequence MITCQAFKFKLKTNEELENKFAQFAGSCRFVWNKAIALIKQKLDIKKVDKIINIHLPQYYKNTATIPTYNEMAGMLKLWKQSEEYAFLKEAHSQILQQTLKDLYKAIDSAFTKGNGISFPDFRKKGKSPDSFRYPQGFKINNNRIFLPKIGWVRFYKSRNIVGKPKNVTVKRYADGWYISVVTEKDTSIKENLSNPVGIDVGVKKIITLSNGCYFEPLDLSKYEKKLIKLQRQLSRKQHPTKKGDKTPFSNNYKKHQRKIAKMWLKIANVRNDYLHKITTAIAKKHGFVAVENLKVKNLTKSAKGTKDSPGRNVKAKSGLNRSILSRAWGRFFELLEYKLQRNGGKLVRVDAKNTSITCPLCDYTNKENRKNQAVFVCKKCGFTSNADLVGAINVLMRAMRKENLITLPQGLREVTPVEYAREYTLKQEPAGNREGLPLPSIA is encoded by the coding sequence ATGATTACATGTCAAGCCTTTAAATTTAAACTCAAGACCAATGAAGAGTTAGAAAACAAGTTCGCCCAATTTGCCGGCTCTTGTAGGTTTGTATGGAATAAAGCTATTGCTTTAATAAAACAAAAGCTTGATATAAAAAAGGTAGATAAAATCATCAATATCCACTTGCCACAATATTACAAAAATACTGCTACTATACCTACCTATAACGAAATGGCGGGAATGCTTAAATTATGGAAACAATCCGAAGAATACGCTTTCTTAAAAGAAGCACATTCTCAAATTCTACAACAAACCTTAAAGGATTTATACAAAGCCATAGACAGTGCTTTTACCAAAGGCAATGGTATATCTTTTCCAGACTTCAGGAAGAAAGGTAAATCGCCAGACAGCTTTAGATATCCTCAAGGCTTTAAGATAAATAACAATAGAATATTTTTACCTAAAATAGGATGGGTTAGGTTTTATAAATCAAGAAACATAGTTGGCAAACCAAAGAATGTAACAGTTAAAAGATACGCCGATGGCTGGTATATAAGCGTAGTTACCGAAAAAGACACATCAATTAAAGAAAATCTATCCAACCCCGTGGGTATAGATGTAGGTGTAAAAAAGATAATCACACTATCCAACGGTTGTTACTTCGAGCCTCTTGATTTAAGTAAATATGAGAAAAAACTAATCAAACTCCAAAGGCAACTCTCGAGAAAACAACACCCTACCAAAAAAGGAGATAAGACACCGTTTTCTAATAATTACAAAAAACACCAAAGAAAAATAGCAAAGATGTGGCTTAAGATAGCAAATGTGAGAAACGATTACCTACATAAAATAACAACAGCCATAGCCAAAAAACACGGCTTTGTGGCTGTAGAGAATTTAAAGGTTAAGAACCTAACCAAATCTGCAAAAGGCACAAAAGACAGCCCCGGACGTAATGTAAAAGCTAAATCAGGCTTAAACAGAAGCATTCTTTCTCGAGCGTGGGGTAGGTTCTTTGAACTGCTTGAGTATAAACTCCAGAGAAATGGGGGGAAACTGGTTAGAGTTGACGCTAAAAACACCTCTATAACCTGTCCTCTATGTGATTACACTAATAAGGAAAACCGCAAAAACCAAGCGGTATTTGTATGCAAAAAGTGTGGTTTTACGTCTAATGCTGATTTGGTAGGTGCGATAAATGTTTTAATGAGAGCGATGAGGAAGGAAAACCTTATAACCCTACCGCAGGGCTTGCGGGAAGTCACGCCTGTGGAGTATGCCAGAGAGTATACGCTGAAGCAGGAACCAGCGGGAAACCGTGAGGGATTACCGCTTCCATCGATAGCGTAG
- the tnpA gene encoding IS200/IS605 family transposase, with protein sequence MEKSSKIRTGRHCVFLLHVHLVFVTKYRKSVFQKKHLETLKEIFAKVCQDFEAELIELNGESDHVHLLVNYPPKVAVSKLVNSLKGVSSRKLKQIHPELRQYYWKNALWSPSYFAGSCGGAPLEVIKQYIETQKTPTTSPT encoded by the coding sequence ATGGAAAAGTCAAGTAAAATTAGAACTGGTAGGCATTGTGTTTTTCTTCTGCATGTGCATTTGGTCTTTGTAACTAAATACAGAAAGAGCGTATTTCAAAAGAAACACTTAGAAACCTTAAAGGAAATCTTCGCCAAAGTCTGTCAAGATTTTGAGGCAGAACTGATAGAATTAAATGGAGAAAGCGACCATGTCCATTTGCTTGTAAACTATCCGCCAAAGGTGGCAGTCTCAAAACTGGTAAATTCGCTAAAAGGTGTTTCTTCCAGAAAGCTAAAACAAATCCATCCTGAATTAAGGCAGTATTACTGGAAAAACGCTTTATGGTCTCCAAGCTATTTTGCAGGTTCCTGTGGTGGAGCTCCGCTTGAGGTTATCAAACAATATATTGAAACCCAGAAGACACCCACTACATCACCTACCTAA